The following is a genomic window from Miscanthus floridulus cultivar M001 chromosome 14, ASM1932011v1, whole genome shotgun sequence.
tattgtccaaacattgactaattaggctcaaaatattcgtctcgcaaagttaaagcaaactgtgcaattagtttttaatttcgtctacatttagtactccatacatgtaccgcaagtttgatgtgacggagaatcttctttttacaccGTACACTTTTGCAGAACTAAACACGCGCCAGCTTGAAGATGGCGTGAATCAGGTCCTGCTCAAATCCCAGCAGCGCGTCATCATCAGATTCAGATAAATGACCACAAATTGTCAGATAACAAGAGTTTTAGCCGAGGGAAAAAATCGGAGGACAGAGGGGTCGGTCGTGGTCCGGGCGATAAACTCACCGGATCGAATGTCTCGTCGGCGGCCGAGTTGCCCGCCGTCGCATCTTCGTCCATGGCGGCGGAAAAGCGGCGGCGGACACGTGGATGGAAAACCGCGACGCGAATGGAAGGAGCGGGCCCAGGAGCAATGTGGGGCCGAGCTTTAGTTTGTGGGCTTGGGCCTTCCGTGTTCTGACGGGGAAGGTCCTTCGTCTCTCTCTCAGACTCCGGCAACAAATGGGCTGCACTCAATTAGGCCCGATTCTAGGGCTTCGCCCATATGACTCTCCCGCTCGCCTTGCCGGGCGGCCTCCTATTCCGGCCGGCAACTCCAGTCCAAAGGGGAGCTCTCCGTCCATGGCTCCATGCCTCCCATGCTTCTGCTCAGAACGGCAGTTCCAACTGTGGCAGCCTGGTAGGTGAGGTCATCACGTATCACGTGACTGGTAACAGCGCAACAAGACTACAAGAGAAGACAAGCACAGGTGAACCACCACCACCGTGCTTCGCTCACCGATGCTCCTCGTCCTCGGGCATCGATTCTGTTCCTGAAACCGTTTCTGCCTTTCCGGACCAAACTGCATGCAGGCATATTCTCCAGAACCAGATCCTGCATCACCACAGAACTGTAGGCCTGCATGACAACAACGTAGTAGAGCAAGACTCAACAACTGCACTGCACAAAGTGACATTCCATGGAACGCAATTATGCAGCGTAACATCAGCCAGCTTATTGCTTCTCTGATGGTATCCACAGATGCAAAGTATCCAGTTACATACAGCAGCCAGTCAGCATAGATTAGATACACACATATACCATACCACACGAAATTGCTGAAGCCGCAAAGTTCAGTACTGCTACTACCTCAACGGGTAAGGGAAAACCATATATACTAGTAGTTTGCTGAAGCCGCAAAGTTCAGTACTGCTACTACCTCAACGGGTAAGGGAAAACCATATATACTAGTAGTTACAACAAGGGGTGAGCAGGGACATGGTTAAGCCTCAGACAGGAGGGTTTAGTAACCGTAATCTGCAGCCTTGGACACGTTGTCATTATCATTCAGTTTCATCCTCCTGCTGTTAGGAGCAAACTCGCACGGTGGCGCGGCAGTAGGGGCAGTCAGTGCGGGACCGCAGCCACCGCTCCAGGCAGGCCGAGTGGAAGATGTGCCTGCAGCGAAGCTGGATGAGCCCATCGCCTGAGTCACCGCACCTCTCCAGGCATATGGAGCACTCAGCTGGAGAAGCAGCTTCCGCGGCTTGACAGCCTTCTGCTTCCTTGCAGGCTGCTGATTCCTGCAGCTCAGAGACCGGTTTGGGGAACACTGTGATCGGCACACACTCATCTGCGTTAGTGATGACAGGGACGACGACAGGCTCCACCGTGCCTTCTTCAACCTTGCTGGCTGCGACGGGTTCACCGGGCTGGAAGCAATTGGTTAGACTGCCCAGGATGCTGTCCGAAGAGGTGGACACACCGGCGTCAGCGGGGCGAGTTAGTCCAGCCCAGAATGATTCCGAGGGCCATGTCTTTTGCCTGCAATGAAGAAAGGATAGCACATGTGGATGTAGATTCAGTATACTGTCAGATTATGTGCACGAAGTACGGTACGACGCGCTAAGGGTTGGTTACACGGACCTTCTTCCTGACAGGTCCACGCTGTTGAGCCTCTGAAGGAGCCTTTCCCTGGCCTGCTGAACGGCGTCAGGAAGCCGGCCATGGTCCGATATGCTGCGGAGAAGTCTTGTGCTGGAGGCCATGCCCGCTGCATGCTCTGCTATGTTTCCAACTGATCCCAGAGGCTTGGCAGCAGCATCCCTTTGGTGTCCTGGAACATGTTCCTGACCCTGGTTTTATATAGTGGGTATTAGAAACATATGTGTAATCACTGAATATGATTTTATACTGCTTTTGAAGGACATGGAAAAAT
Proteins encoded in this region:
- the LOC136504866 gene encoding probable E3 ubiquitin-protein ligase RHY1A — its product is MPIASKLVYFQRRPSPAPPDDPGPEPPDPRRRPCRDHRRRRSSLSSHHKPGQEHVPGHQRDAAAKPLGSVGNIAEHAAGMASSTRLLRSISDHGRLPDAVQQARERLLQRLNSVDLSGRRQKTWPSESFWAGLTRPADAGVSTSSDSILGSLTNCFQPGEPVAASKVEEGTVEPVVVPVITNADECVPITVFPKPVSELQESAACKEAEGCQAAEAASPAECSICLERCGDSGDGLIQLRCRHIFHSACLERWLRSRTDCPYCRATVRVCS